CGTAATTGTCTTGGAACTATCGTTTTCGAACTGCTGGCCCGTGAGACTGACTGACGCGCTCGATGCAGCAGTGAGAACTCCCTCCGTCTTCGCTTCTTCGGAGAATCCTTCACCAGGGATCAACACCACAAACTGCGTTCCCTTCGTCACGTTGCCGAAATCGACGCGTAAACTAAAGCTCCCATCCTCTTTCACCCGCGTAGTGTGAGTGATGTTGAACGTCGCTTCCTCGTTCGATCGGAGGTGAACCGTGAGGTTCGTCTGCGGTGCAACCGTCGTATCACCGGTGATGGTCCGGTTCGAATCGGCGGTGAGTTTGAGCACATCCTCCCCGTTCGTCTCCAACGATGCTTTACGGGGTGTAACTGTGATAGGTGTAGAGACCGCCTCATCGGTGTCTTGACTGTCGACCGTCACGACAAGATCGCCGGTCGTAACACCGGTCGTACTGTTCGTGAACACCGCCCGCTCCGTATCGATCAGGGCGTACACATCGGAGCCGTCCGTCTCGGGAATCACCCGAAGGCCTCCCGTCTCGTTCGTCGCAGCAAGGTCAAGCGTCGTGTTTGACGCCTCGTTTTCGATTCGAACTTCGAGTACACCGGATCGAACCAGTTCGAGGAAACGTGCGTTTGAATTGCCGGATTCTTCCACTAGCGCGTTCGACAAGCCTGTAGCGGCCACCTCGATGACCAACACGTCTTCAGCAGCGATCGTCTCCGTCTCCGTGGCGAGTTCCGAAACGTCAGCTACTGTTCGTACGTCGTCGAACTTCGCTCCCGGTGCCGTCCGCGTCGTGACTGCCTCGATCGTTATGTCATCGGAAGATTCGGACGGCGAAATCGATCCGTCCATCGATCCATGCGGTTGCTCCATCCGTGTCGAATGGAACGGGCTGGACTGGACAGTCGAACCACCATGGGCGGGATCATCAACCATCCCGACCGTATGAAGCCGATCGGCCTGTGAAGTACCCCCCGTAACTGCACCGACGACCATAGATCCACTCATCGTACCCACAAACACCGAACACAGTACGACAACAGGTATGAAATAACTTCGAATCGTTCTTTGCGTCCCCATCGCGTGCCTAGCACCTCCACCGTTTCGATCTCCCATCCCTAACTTGGAATCGCTATCTATCGACTATGCATCCGCTTCACTAGTTGAACGATCCGATTCGATATTCCGAACATAGGCCCACCTTTATAAATGCTTTCTGGTACGTGTGGGAATCACCGTCCCAGTTCGTTCGACGAGACGGTCACCGAGGGTTTTCGATGGGTTTTACGACTGGACCGGAAGATGATGTACTATGGGCGATCAGGAACACAGGATCGAACATGACAGTCTCGGTGAGATGGAAGTTCCGATAGATGCCTACTGGGGGGCACAAACCCAACGAGCCATCGAAAACTTCCCGATCAGTTCTGTGACATTCGGGCGGCGGTTCGTCCGTGCACTCGGTGTCGTGAAGAAATCAGCCGCGCGCGCGAATCAGGAACTGGGTCACCTCGACGACGAGACGGCCGAACACATCATCAGGGCTGCAGATGAGGTTATCGCTGGCGAGCACGACGATCAGTTCCCGGTCGACGTGTTCCAAACCGGGAGTGGCACCTCCTCGAACATGAATGCCAACGAAGTGATCGCCAATCGAGCAACCGAACTGTCCGGAGGGACGATCGGCTCGCGAGACATCCACCCAAACGATCACGTGAACTTCGGTCAGTCGAGCAACGACATCATCCCGACCGCGATGCATGTCGCCGTCCTCGAAGCGATCGAAGGCGATCTCGTGCCCGCGCTCGAAACGCTCGAAAACGAACTCACAGCCAAAGCAGAGGCGTTCGATGACGTCGTGAAAACCGGTCGAACCCACCTCCAAGACGCAACACCTGTCCGACTCGGACAGGAGTTCGGCGGCTACCGCACGCAGATCGAGAAAGGGATCGAGCGGCTTGAGGACACGACGCCTCGTCTGGCCGAGCTTGCACTCGGTGGGACAGCAGTCGGCACTGGTCTCAACACTGATCCCGAGTTCCCGCCGCTTGCCGCCGAGTACATCGCTGAGGAAACCGGTCTCTCGTTCAGAGAAGCCGACAACCATTTCGAGGCGCAAGCCGCCCACGACGCGATGAGCGAAGCCCATGGAGCACTCCGAGTCGTCGCAGGATCGCTCAATAAGATCGCTAATGATCTCCGTTTGCTCGCTTCCGGCCCGAGAAACGGGCTAGGTGAGATCGATCAGCCCGAGAACCAGCCGGGGTCTTCCATCATGCCCGGAAAGATCAATCCCGTCGTCGCCGAAGCGGTCAATCAAGTCCACAAGCAGGTCCTCGGGAACGACGCCGCCGTTTCCGCCAGTGCAGCGGACGGACAGATCGATCTCAACCTCTACAAACCGGTGATCGCGCACAACGTTCTTCAGTCGATCGAGCTACTCGCCAACGCCAGCAGCGTGTTCGCGGAGCGCTTCATCGCGCGATTGGAAGCGAACCGTGACGACTGTGAGCGACAAGTGGACCGGAGTATGGCGCTGGCAACCGCGCTCAATCCGAGTATCGGCTACGATGCCGCCGCTGAGATCGGCAAGACAGCGCTCAAAGAAGGGAAGACGGTCCGTGAGGTCGCCATCGAAAAAGGCCATCTCACCGAAGACGAAGCCGATGCAGTGCTCGATCCGGAGAAGATGACTGAAGTCGGTATTCTCGGTGAGGAAAGCGAATAATCAAAGCTATCCGTTTTACGGACGGGAAACGAGTTTTGATTAATCTCGTTTTGATCCGTCGCCGTATCGGAACCTAGCGTTTCCCTGAACACACACGCGACGATTACTCTTCGATCGACCGTGAACGTTCCCACCGTTATACCACAGAATAACATCACTTTCACTTTGTTTCGCGCGACGTATACGGAGCACTATTTGTCAATATTCCATTCTTTTTGTGGTGTGATTGATCCAAATTCGTTAGAATTTTCTACTCGTAATGGCAATCACAAATAATGGATCATATCGAAGATATCTCACTTGAGGATTTGCAGCGGGCGCTCGATCAGGTCGAACGAAAAAAGCCTACTATGCGTCTTTTGGCAGCGATCGCGTACAAAAACGGCGTGACTCAAACGGAGCTTGCCGAATGGTACGGCGTTCAGCGCCGAACGGTGTACAGTTGGCTCAAGCGGTTGGAGGAGCCGACGATCGAGAACGCCGTCCGTGACGCCCATCGGTCGGGACGACCACGAAAACTCACCGAGGAGCAACAAGCTTCGTTGAAACAGGTTCTTCGTCAGTCACCCGGGGCGTTCGGCGAGGATGCTGTGGCCTGGACGCCGGAGCTGGTCCGTCAGTACGTACACGAGCGGTTCGGAATAGAATACTCGTTGCCGAGCTGTCGGCGTCTGATGAAAGAAGCTGGACTCCGGTACTGTTCGCCCGAGGACTGTGACGTAGCGGCGTTCCCCACCGAACAGTTGGACACGGATACGAAACATTGGCTGCCACAGTGATGCTGTGAGTCGGACCGATCGGCGCGGACTGAACGGTTTTTTACTGTTCGGACTCACATCACGACATAATGACCGCACGCGACTACGAGGACGTCGGGCTGGTGGCGGGGTTAGAGATCCACCAGCAACTCGACACCGATACGAAGCTCTTCTGTGAGTGTCCGACACTCCGGCGGGAGCCACAGACAGCGACACGAGAGGTAACCCGATATCTCCATCCGACACGCAGCGAGCTAGGCGAGATCGACGAAGCCGCACTCGAAGAGAGCCGCATCGAACGGACGTTCACGTATCTGGCCTACGACACCACGTGCTTGGTCGAAGAGGACGACGAACCTCCTCACCGTATCGATCGAGAAGCGCTCTCTGTCTCCTTAGAGATCGCACAACTGCTCGATATGAACGTGGTTGACCAAGCCCACATCATGCGGAAAATCGTCGTCGATGGATCGAACACGTCCGGATTTCAGCGCACAGCGCTGATCGCTACCGATGGCGAGATCGAAACCGACGATGGACCGGTCGAAATCACGGATCTACTCCTCGAAGAAGAAAGCGCTCAACGAGTCGAAGAGACCGAACAGGGCGTCACCTACAGCCTCGACCGGTTGGGGATCCCGCTGGTTGAGATCGGTACTGGTCCGGACCTCCGAACGCCCGAGCAAGCCCAAGAAGCAGCCGCCACGCTGGGGATGCTGTTGCGTTCGACCGGCTCAGTAAAACGTGGGCTCGGCACCATCCGCCAGGACGTGAACGTCTCCATCGAAGACGGTGCTCGCGTCGAACTGAAAGGGGTTCAGAGTCTCGATGAGATCGCGGCCATCGTCGAACACGAAGTCGATCGACAGCTCGAACTGCTCGATATCAGCGAGACGCTGACCGAGCGTGATGCAGGAGTCGGCGACCCGGTGGACGCGACTGACGTGTTTGCGGACACCGACAGCGGCGTGATCGCCGGTGCAGAGTCTGTCATGGCCGTTCCGTTGTCCGGATTCGACGGATTGGTCGGACGGGAGATCCAACCTGACCGTCGACTCGGCACTGAACTGTCCGACCACGCAAAGCGCAGCGGTGCGGGAGGCATCTTCCACACGGACGAACTGCCCGCCTACGGTGTCACCCAAACTGAAGTCGATACGCTCCGTGAAACCGTCGGTGCGGGCGACCACGACGCTGTGGCACTGGTCGCTGCTGATGAGGCGGTCGCCACTGGAGCGATCGAGGCAGTCGCTGACCGTGCGCGCGCTGCTATCGAGGGCGTTCCCGAAGAAACCCGAGGAGCAACCACCGAGGGAACGTCCGAATATCTCCGACCCCTTCCCGGTGCGGCACGGATGTACCCGGAAACCGACGTGCCACCTGTCGAGCCCGATCCCTCCGGCGTGGAAACGCCAGAGCTACTCACCCAGCGGGAGGAGCAATACGTCTCCGAACTGGGACTGGATCCCACGCTCGCGGAGCAGGTCGCGTACGGGCGGCGAATGGCGACGTTCGAACGAGCGATCGAAGCGGGCATCGACCCGACGCTCGCTGCCAGAACGCTCGAAGGCACCCTCACAGAACTTCGTCGTGACGACGTTCCTGTCGAAAACCTCACTGAAGAACACCTCATTACCACGCTCGAACTCGTCGGGGATGGACTTGCGAAAGAAGGCGTCACGACGGTGCTCAGACTTCTCGCAACCGACCCGGATCTGAGCGCCGAACAGGCCATCGAGGAGGCCGGACTTGCCGGTGTCGACGAAGGAACCGTTCGATCGACAGTCGTAGAGGTCGTCGATCGAAACGAGGCACAGATTCGATCGGAAGGGATGGGTGCGTTTTCCGCATTGATGGGCGAATGCATGGGCGCACTCCGGGGCAAAGCCGACGGAGAGCTAGTGAGTACTGTTCTCCGTGAGGAGATCCAAAAACGAACCTGACAAATAAACGAACGCGGGGAGGTTCAGTTGTGGACTTCCCGAACGCTGTTGCCATCTCGCACTTTGTCCTCACAGTTCGGACAGACACGAGGATTACTGACGTCATTCGGCGTGAACACCCGGGCGTACTGCCTCGACACGAATGCATCGCAATTTTGGCACTGAGGCATAGACTGTATGTGGTTGGGTAACACAAAATCAGTGGTGCTTGCAGTATCACCGATCTGCGCGAAAAATAGCGAGAGAGACGCAGGCTGCGATCGTTCGAGCGCGGTCTCTGTGGGTCAATCGAGATTGACGGTCGATAGCCGAGACGACACGAGCGAGGACGTTTCGGTCGTTTCGGTCTCCTCGTCCGTCGGGACCTCCTCTTGGGGCTCGGTCGTCGTGGGATGGAGCACCCGCTGGACCAGCGTATCGTGTCCACGGCGCAACCGTTCCGAAAGCGCCTGATGGGAGATCTCCATCTCGACTGCGAGTTCGTCGAGAACGATCTCTCGAGGTACTTTGAAATAGCCGTGCTTGTACGCAGTGACGAGAGCCTCATACTGATCGGCCGTCAAGCCGAGGGGATCGGGACCGTTGCCGTCCCACGTTTCGACACTGCTTACGTCCAATGAAAGGTTGTGCTTGGTGCAAAACTCGTCTAGCCGAGAAAGCGCATCACGGGTCGAAAAGAGAAGGCGAAACGTCCACTGTCGTTGTGTCGCGGCACCCGAAAGCACGAGACCTTCCGTCGCAGTCAACATCCGAACGAGTAGACAAACTCGACTGTTCCAGCGGACGTGACACAACGCCTCGTCTTGCACACGGGTCAGTACCTCGAATCCATCGACAGTCGGATCAGCTTCGAGTGCCGATTCGAGCGAACTCAGATCAGAACCATGGAACCGCAACAGTGGTGTTGCCGTTTTATCTCCCAATGCTACAATACGCTCACAGGTGAGTGAGAGATCAGAAATGCTGTTGAGCGCTTCGTGTAAGGCGAACTCGTCGGTGGGGAGATGGCACGTGATATGAGTTGCCATGATAATCAGAATCGGACCTTGTACGTATATATTTTGTTACCAAAAAATTAAATTATAATTTAAGGAATTATGATACGATTGTTCAGATCGACAGCTACGAGCCGTTTAGACCACCGAGCGGACGACCATGAGTACAATCTATTCGTGATTTTCCAACAGATGTACCACCATTCATGTCGGATGGATAATGGAACGGTGTTGGATCGTCGATGACGTCTGAAGCTTGGAGCTAGATCTCATGGGTTGAACCGCTATGCGTTTTATCCATCGATATGCGAGAGGTACCTTTCGAAGCTGTATACCGATGCCTGTTGGAAGGTAATGGTCATTCTAAGAGAGTTCGTTGACACGAACATTACAAGAGTATGGTTGTAATTGCATGGCAATGCGTCCGCGTATGTTCACGAATACGTCCGTGACTCCTCCGTACCATCGTATTCATTGCCATGATACTACTGATGATCTAGTTCGTTTTGGTACAGTATCCACGGTCAGTGGATCTCGACGGAACTAGTACGAGACCGATCAGTAATGATGGTTCTACCGACGTGCTCGGAACTGAGAATGGCAGGGAGCACACAACGCTGTCTCCCTGATGCACGAAACAGGTTATTCGTTCGAGTCAGCCTCGAGATACTGCGCTTCCCACTCGTTGCGGGCTTCGATCTCGCGCTGTCCTCTACGGGTCACTTCGTAGTAGTTCGTCCGCCGATCCAGCTGTCCCTTCTCAACGAGACCCTTCTCGACAAGGGTATCGAGGTTCGGATACAGACGACCGTGGTGAATCTCCTTTTCGTAGTAGTCTTCGAGCTCATCTTTGATTGCCAATCCGTGCGGTTCGTCTCGGCCAGCA
The sequence above is drawn from the Halocatena salina genome and encodes:
- a CDS encoding helix-turn-helix domain-containing protein yields the protein MATHITCHLPTDEFALHEALNSISDLSLTCERIVALGDKTATPLLRFHGSDLSSLESALEADPTVDGFEVLTRVQDEALCHVRWNSRVCLLVRMLTATEGLVLSGAATQRQWTFRLLFSTRDALSRLDEFCTKHNLSLDVSSVETWDGNGPDPLGLTADQYEALVTAYKHGYFKVPREIVLDELAVEMEISHQALSERLRRGHDTLVQRVLHPTTTEPQEEVPTDEETETTETSSLVSSRLSTVNLD
- a CDS encoding PadR family transcriptional regulator; amino-acid sequence: MHDLTGFQRDLLYVIAGRDEPHGLAIKDELEDYYEKEIHHGRLYPNLDTLVEKGLVEKGQLDRRTNYYEVTRRGQREIEARNEWEAQYLEADSNE
- a CDS encoding DUF7563 family protein is translated as MPQCQNCDAFVSRQYARVFTPNDVSNPRVCPNCEDKVRDGNSVREVHN
- the gatE gene encoding Glu-tRNA(Gln) amidotransferase subunit GatE, which gives rise to MTARDYEDVGLVAGLEIHQQLDTDTKLFCECPTLRREPQTATREVTRYLHPTRSELGEIDEAALEESRIERTFTYLAYDTTCLVEEDDEPPHRIDREALSVSLEIAQLLDMNVVDQAHIMRKIVVDGSNTSGFQRTALIATDGEIETDDGPVEITDLLLEEESAQRVEETEQGVTYSLDRLGIPLVEIGTGPDLRTPEQAQEAAATLGMLLRSTGSVKRGLGTIRQDVNVSIEDGARVELKGVQSLDEIAAIVEHEVDRQLELLDISETLTERDAGVGDPVDATDVFADTDSGVIAGAESVMAVPLSGFDGLVGREIQPDRRLGTELSDHAKRSGAGGIFHTDELPAYGVTQTEVDTLRETVGAGDHDAVALVAADEAVATGAIEAVADRARAAIEGVPEETRGATTEGTSEYLRPLPGAARMYPETDVPPVEPDPSGVETPELLTQREEQYVSELGLDPTLAEQVAYGRRMATFERAIEAGIDPTLAARTLEGTLTELRRDDVPVENLTEEHLITTLELVGDGLAKEGVTTVLRLLATDPDLSAEQAIEEAGLAGVDEGTVRSTVVEVVDRNEAQIRSEGMGAFSALMGECMGALRGKADGELVSTVLREEIQKRT
- a CDS encoding class II fumarate hydratase; the protein is MGDQEHRIEHDSLGEMEVPIDAYWGAQTQRAIENFPISSVTFGRRFVRALGVVKKSAARANQELGHLDDETAEHIIRAADEVIAGEHDDQFPVDVFQTGSGTSSNMNANEVIANRATELSGGTIGSRDIHPNDHVNFGQSSNDIIPTAMHVAVLEAIEGDLVPALETLENELTAKAEAFDDVVKTGRTHLQDATPVRLGQEFGGYRTQIEKGIERLEDTTPRLAELALGGTAVGTGLNTDPEFPPLAAEYIAEETGLSFREADNHFEAQAAHDAMSEAHGALRVVAGSLNKIANDLRLLASGPRNGLGEIDQPENQPGSSIMPGKINPVVAEAVNQVHKQVLGNDAAVSASAADGQIDLNLYKPVIAHNVLQSIELLANASSVFAERFIARLEANRDDCERQVDRSMALATALNPSIGYDAAAEIGKTALKEGKTVREVAIEKGHLTEDEADAVLDPEKMTEVGILGEESE
- a CDS encoding DUF7282 domain-containing protein, yielding MSGSMVVGAVTGGTSQADRLHTVGMVDDPAHGGSTVQSSPFHSTRMEQPHGSMDGSISPSESSDDITIEAVTTRTAPGAKFDDVRTVADVSELATETETIAAEDVLVIEVAATGLSNALVEESGNSNARFLELVRSGVLEVRIENEASNTTLDLAATNETGGLRVIPETDGSDVYALIDTERAVFTNSTTGVTTGDLVVTVDSQDTDEAVSTPITVTPRKASLETNGEDVLKLTADSNRTITGDTTVAPQTNLTVHLRSNEEATFNITHTTRVKEDGSFSLRVDFGNVTKGTQFVVLIPGEGFSEEAKTEGVLTAASSASVSLTGQQFENDSSKTITVKDANLSEGGFLAVYNQSFLTQNRSEARESYMGVSEYRQPGSHSNVSITLDGDYRGDGTVIVVPHLDTNDNGEFDSHNTSIDGPYRGADGGAIIAVANASTGSTTHWSTDQPAPPPHSGSGPSEPADNGDADPSETAIDAGSDGRVTEQGTETTDSDGASNARLSDVDGPGFGPLAGLIALSITALIAAMGRRH